From the Deltaproteobacteria bacterium genome, one window contains:
- a CDS encoding transposase codes for ILGGKEFVSKIKDRFFLAKTNREVPSARHLAPTVREVLDAVLSAYEAEEATLSVSRRGATNEPRDVTMHLLRTLCGQPLQQIAQSLSVRTYSTVSTTLTRVAKRLAQDEAFKKRVERVRALLKKSQNET; via the coding sequence ATCCTGGGCGGGAAGGAATTTGTCAGCAAGATCAAGGACCGGTTCTTCCTGGCCAAAACCAATCGCGAAGTGCCAAGCGCACGGCATCTGGCTCCGACGGTGCGGGAAGTCCTGGACGCCGTCCTCTCGGCCTACGAAGCCGAAGAGGCGACATTGTCCGTTTCCCGCCGGGGCGCCACGAATGAACCCCGCGACGTGACCATGCATCTGTTGCGCACTCTTTGCGGGCAACCGCTGCAGCAGATCGCACAGTCCCTGTCCGTGCGCACCTACAGCACCGTCAGCACCACCCTGACCCGGGTTGCAAAGCGACTGGCGCAGGATGAGGCATTCAAAAAAAGAGTGGAACGTGTGCGCGCCCTGCTCAAGAAAAG